Within the Opitutaceae bacterium TAV5 genome, the region ACACGCTGAAGTGTTGTTTCGTACTCCTGGACCTTGGCGGAGGTTTTGCCGACGGCTTCATAAAAACCGGCGAGGTCAGGGCTGGAGGCCCCGAGTTCCCGGGCCTTTTGCAGTTCCTGTTTTGCCTTGGCGAGGCTCTCGCGGCCGCGGGTCAGGTAGCCCGGTTCGTGGTGCAGGAAATAACCGCGGATTTCGTAGCGGGTGAGCATCACCTGGTGCTCGATGGCGCTGACCAGGGTGACGGCGGGCACGGCCTGGCCGGAGGTGGTGCGGGAGGTGGCGGCGCCGCGCTGCATGTTCCAGACGGCGCTGCCGCCGAGGGCGAGCATGATGAGGATGAGGGCGCCGAAGGCGAGGATGAGTCGGGTGCCGAGTTTGCGGGTCTTTTTCATGGAAGGAAGAGGTCAGGAGGGAAGAGGAGAGTATGGCGTCAGAAGTTTGTGCCGATGCTGGCGGGCTGGATCGTCTCTTGCATGGCGAGCGGACTGATTCGGAGGAGGGAACCCTCTGCGCCCTATGAAAGCTCTGACCATTTCCGACCGGGAAAAAATCATCATGTCGTTACACGCCGAAATCCGGTGCGACGAAGCCGCGCGGTATCATCACCGGCTGCACGCCCTCCTGCTGGTGGCGCAGGGCATGACCTGCCCGCAGGTGGCGGGATTGCTCGGGGACTCACCGCGCGCGGTGGTGAAGTGGGTGCGGCAGTTCGAGGCGGGAGGGCTGGCGGGGTTGACCGAAGGCTGGCGGCCGGGGAGGCCGGGGCGCATCGGGCCGGTGGCGCTGGCGCGGGTGCGGTCGGTGTTGCGGGAGAATCCGGCGCGGGCGGGAGTGCCGGCCGGCCGCTGGAGTGGACGGACGCTGGCGGCGTTTCTGCGGGAAAAATTCGGAGTGAGGCTATCCGTGCGGCAGTGCCAGCGACTGCTGAAGGAGCACGGCCGGCTCGCCGGAGACAGGTGAGCGGAGAGGGCGCGGCGGCGGTTCCCGGAAGCGGATACAGGAGGAAAATCGCGGCACGACGCAGGCAGGCGCGGGCAAAAGCTGGAGAATGGATCGGCATTTATTTATGTCGCTTTTTCCGAATCGGCTGACCGCGACGAGACTTTAGCAGAAAATGCACAGGAGCGTCTTCACGGTGGCCGGTAGCGCGAGGGTTTGCCCGGATGGGTGGAACCCGAACCAAAGCCATCAATCCTCAACCGCGAATGAACGCGGTTGGAAAAAACCGGCCCCTCCGGTCCTTCTTTGACGATCAGGAATGGCCCGGGTCTCAGGCGCCGAGGATGCCGGGGCTGAGGTACTGGCGGCCGCGGAGCACGGTGCGGATGGCGCGCAGCAATTCGTCGCAGGTGTTTTCCTTGAGCAGGTAGCCGGCGGCGCCGGCCAGGAGTGCGGCACGGATGTTGGCGGGCTGGTCGTCGGCAGAGAGAATGATGATGCGGATCTCCGGATGGCGGCGGAGAAGCCGGCGGGTGAGTTCGATGCCGTCGAACTCGCCGGGGAGATGGATGTCCACGATCATCAGGTCGGGAGGGGCGAGCGCGGCCTGGGCGAGCGCAGTGGCGCCATCGCCGGCCTCTCCGGTGATCGTGAAACCGGGTTGCCCGCCGACGAGCAGCCGCAGGCCCGAACGCATCATCAGATGATCTTCCACGAGCATCACGCGCACGGGCCCGGGAGGAGGGGATGAGGCAGGGGGGGGCGGACGGGTTTTCATCTCAGGGCTGGTCGAGGTGTTGCCGGACCGTGGTCAGGAGCGTCTGGATGTCGTAGGGCTTGGGGAGGTAACAGTCGTTCATCGCGGGGAGATCGGAGCCGGCGCGGGGGTGCATGTTGTAGCCGCTCGAGACGATGATCTTGAGGGCGGGTTGTTCGCGGGCGAGCTGGAGGGCGAGTTCCATGCCGGAGACGCCGCAGGGCATGACCATGTCGGTGAGGAGGAGATCGATGCGATCGGGGCTCTGCCGCCAGCAGCGGAGGGCGGAGGCGGCGTCGTCGGCTTCGATGACGCGGTAGCCATGAGCCCGGAGGCTGGCGGCGGCGGTGCTGCGCACACTGGTCTCGTCCTCGACGAGGAGGATGGTTTCGGAGCCGTGCAGGCGGGCCTCACGGGGAGAGCGGCGGTCGGGAAGAGGGGCCGCGGAGGGAATGGCAGGAAGGAAAACATCGAACGTGCTGCCTTCGCCGGGGCGGCTGCGGACATCGATCCAGCCGTGATGCTGGCGGACGATGCTCTGCACGGTGACAAGGCCGAGGCCGGTGCCGTGCTGGCGCCCCTTGGTGGTGAAGAAGGGTTCGAAAATGCGATGCAGGGTGGAGTCGTCCATACCGCAACCGGTGTCGCTCACGGAGAGGCGGACCCAGGCCGGGTGATTCGCGCCGACCGGGCGGTGGAGCGCGGAGGCGGGAGCGGCGGTGGTCTCGATGGCGAGAAGCCCGCCGGCAGGCATCATGGCGTCGCGGGCATTGATGCAGAGATTGATGACGACCTGCTCGATCATGCCGGCGTCGGCTTCGATCCAGAGCGGCGCGCTGTCGCCGCGGAATTCGAGGTGGATGTGTTCGCCGAGCAGGCGGCTCAGCATGGTGAACAGATGCGAGAGGAGTTCGTGCAGATCGACCGGGCGGACCTGGGCGGGCTGCTTGCGGCTGAAGGCGAGGAGCTGGCGGGTGAGGCGCGCGGCGCGGCGGGTTTCGCCTTCGAGCTCCTTGAGCGCCTCGGTCATGTGGCGAGGCTGGCCGGGATCGCCGAGGAGCATGCCGAGGAGAAGGAGCGTCGAGGTGAGGATGTTGTTGTAATCGTGGGCGACGCCGCTGGCGAGCTGGCCGACGACTTCCATTTTCTGGGCCTGGAGAAACTGGGCTTCGAGCTGCTTGCGTTCGGTGATGTCCTGGAAAATGCAGGCGAGCTGGCCGGGGCCGGGACGGAAGGCGAGGATCGAGAAGTGCTTGCCGAGCGAGCGGGATTCGACGGTGGAGCGGGAATCCGCGCCGGTGGAGACGACCCGGTCGAGATTTTCAAGGAGCTCGCGATCGATGTCGGGCAGGATCTCGCGAAGGGTTTTGCCGATACAGTCGGAGGCGAGCCGGCCGAGATTGCGCTCGGCGGCCGGGTTGGCGTCGACGAGGCGGAAGTCATCGATGGTTGCCTGGCTGTGCGAAGGATGCGTGCCTTCGAAGAGCGCAAAACCGTCGGACATTTGCTGGAAGATCATCTGGTAACGCTCCTCGATGATCCGCGTCTGGCTGACGGGAACAAGGTAGTCGGGGTCGCACACGAGCGGAGCCAGCGTCGGCGCCACGTGGCGGCCGGCAGGATACGGAGGCCGGACGGAAGGCGCGGAGGACAGGCGCAGTTCCTCGGCGAGAGGACGCCGGGCGACGAGAGGTTCCGGGGGAAGGCCACGGCCTTCGCTGGTGCCCGCCAGCCTGGGCGGACGGGTGGGGGTGGCGGCCAGGAACCGGCCGGCGGATTTCAGCAGATAGAGCGATCCGTCGGGCCAGCGCACACGCCAGGAGCAAAGAAAGGGGGTCTGCCGGTCGCGGCTGCGCGTCAGGGCGGTCTCGAGTCCGGGGCGGTCGTGAGGATGGAGCCGCAGGCACAGCGTGGCAAAATCTTCCTGAAAAGCCCGGGCGGGCAAACCGAAGAGGGTGGCGTGGGAAGCCGACCAGGTAAACAGGCCGGTCAAGGGTTCCCATTCCCAGTCGCCCGTCAGCCTCGGCAACACCCGGTGCTGGCGTGGCGGGAGAGGGGCGACCGGAGCGACGGAGACCCCCGGTGCGTCGCGGTGAGCGGAAACCACAAGGGCATCGCGCAAGGAGCTGTCACAGGAAGTCGGCATGGAGGGACGCGGGGAAAAGGGTGGTGACCGGGAAAAATGCCGGGATATTCCGATTTGTTTATAGTGCGATTAACGATTTCTTATTGACTGCTATATTGCAGGGGAATGGACATTGCCGCGGGCAAATGGAGACCGTCTTTCCGGTCTGCAGATGCTGTCGGCAGATGCTCCTCATACCAGGGCAGACGGGTGTTGTTTGCGATGCTTTTTCGATATATGGCCAAATTGTCAATCTTCTTGACCGATTTTATCGGTCAGATGAAAGTGCCTTTTGCCAATAATTTGTGAATTTATGAGGATGGCAGTCTTCCGGTTGCACCTAATGTTAATGGTTGTATATAGGAAAATATTTTTTGGGCGTATCTTCACGGGACGGAAAAAGAAACGAAGGGGAAGATCGCCCCGGCATTATTCCGAAGGCGGGAGATCCCTGCGTTTCCTGGCGGGGGAGGGGCGTGTGAGGGGTTTTATGTATCTATATTGGCGGATATCGAAGGTTGGGAGCGGGAGGGCGGATTGACGGCGTGAGGGGAGGCGACGGAGGAGGGCCGGAGGGGCGGGTCGGGGGCGGGCGGGGTGAGGCTGTCGAGCAGGGTCCCGGTTTTTTCCGCCCAGTCGAGATGCTCGAGACGCCAGGCGGCCATACGGCCAAGCTCGGCGAGATCTTCCGGTGGAGGAGAGGCGGGGGGGGAGCCGGCGGACTGCGGTTGCA harbors:
- a CDS encoding transposase, with translation MKALTISDREKIIMSLHAEIRCDEAARYHHRLHALLLVAQGMTCPQVAGLLGDSPRAVVKWVRQFEAGGLAGLTEGWRPGRPGRIGPVALARVRSVLRENPARAGVPAGRWSGRTLAAFLREKFGVRLSVRQCQRLLKEHGRLAGDR
- a CDS encoding LuxR family transcriptional regulator codes for the protein MRVMLVEDHLMMRSGLRLLVGGQPGFTITGEAGDGATALAQAALAPPDLMIVDIHLPGEFDGIELTRRLLRRHPEIRIIILSADDQPANIRAALLAGAAGYLLKENTCDELLRAIRTVLRGRQYLSPGILGA
- a CDS encoding histidine kinase, which translates into the protein MPTSCDSSLRDALVVSAHRDAPGVSVAPVAPLPPRQHRVLPRLTGDWEWEPLTGLFTWSASHATLFGLPARAFQEDFATLCLRLHPHDRPGLETALTRSRDRQTPFLCSWRVRWPDGSLYLLKSAGRFLAATPTRPPRLAGTSEGRGLPPEPLVARRPLAEELRLSSAPSVRPPYPAGRHVAPTLAPLVCDPDYLVPVSQTRIIEERYQMIFQQMSDGFALFEGTHPSHSQATIDDFRLVDANPAAERNLGRLASDCIGKTLREILPDIDRELLENLDRVVSTGADSRSTVESRSLGKHFSILAFRPGPGQLACIFQDITERKQLEAQFLQAQKMEVVGQLASGVAHDYNNILTSTLLLLGMLLGDPGQPRHMTEALKELEGETRRAARLTRQLLAFSRKQPAQVRPVDLHELLSHLFTMLSRLLGEHIHLEFRGDSAPLWIEADAGMIEQVVINLCINARDAMMPAGGLLAIETTAAPASALHRPVGANHPAWVRLSVSDTGCGMDDSTLHRIFEPFFTTKGRQHGTGLGLVTVQSIVRQHHGWIDVRSRPGEGSTFDVFLPAIPSAAPLPDRRSPREARLHGSETILLVEDETSVRSTAAASLRAHGYRVIEADDAASALRCWRQSPDRIDLLLTDMVMPCGVSGMELALQLAREQPALKIIVSSGYNMHPRAGSDLPAMNDCYLPKPYDIQTLLTTVRQHLDQP